In Pirellulales bacterium, the DNA window CGTTTGACGGCTTCACGTCGCGATGGATGATCCCACGAGCGTGCGCGTAAGCCAGAGACTCAGCGACGGCTGCCACCAGTTCTGCCGCCTCTCGCGAATCGAAACGCCGCGCGGTTAAAAGATCGGCCAGCGTGACTCCCTGGACAAACTCGGTGACGATGTAGGGAAATGACTCGCTGCGACCGGTCTCGTAAACCGGCACGATCCCCGGATGGCGCAATTGTGCCACGCTGCGCGCTTCGCGGAGAAAGCGATCTTCGTCCTCGTCGCTCGACAGTTGCCCACTGCGCGGAATCTTCACCGCCACAATGCGATCGAGTTCGGTATCCTTCGCTCGGTAAACCGTGCCAAAGGCGCCTCGTCCAACCGCTTGGAGAAGTTCGAACTTGCCCAGGCGCGGCAACTTCTCCGGCTTCCAGGTTTGCGTGCGATCGTGATCGATCCGGAAGCTGCTGCCGCACGAGGGGCAGACCACTTCTTCTTCAGAGTCGTCATCGACGATTTGAATGGCGTTTTCGCAGTGGGGGCAATTGAGCCGTACAAGTAGTCGTCCGCGCGGAGGCAGAGGACCGGCCGTGATATTGTCTGCCAGTGCCCTGGCCAACTGCGGAAAACGCCGTTGATACTCGTCGAGCGCAAGCCCTGGTTCGCTGCGACGGCGCAGTTCGTACTCGAACCGCAGGAGATCGACGACGAGCCGATCGTCGGAGGCTAATTCCGCAAAGCGAGCCAGGTACTCTTCGACACGCGGCGCTTCGCCCGCTTTGAGTCGATACTCGATATCGACGTGGATCAGCTCGGTAAGCCAGCGGCGGCGCTCCTCCGCTTCAGCCTCGGCCAGGAACGCGTCGATCGCCGGCCGATCGCCTGACTGCCAGGCTTTCTCGAAGCGTTCGACAGCGTCGTCAAGACGCAAATCCGCCGCCGTCCGATCGAAAGGACCTGTCCGGTCGCTGGACATATCTGGCGCCCACTTGAAGGTTACGGTCACCCGCCAGCGAGCCCACGCTCGCTCAACGTATGGCTTCTAGTCTGACAATTCTGGGCAGACACAAGGCCGTCTTGCAAGCAGTGGCATCCGCCAAAACTCGTCGTAGACAAGCGGCTTGTGCGGGCTAAAGCAGCCTAGGATTCAGGCGCGACAAAAGCACTGCGGACGGATCGTCCGAAATAGAAGGTCGAAGAGGATGTCTTCGAGGTCGGACTCGGCAATGGACGTCCAGAGGACTCGCGGCATTTAACCGAGGATTCCTTCCTGGGCCAGACGCTTTCGCAGGCGTACTAGAACCTTTTCGTCGTCGAGCGGTTTAGAAAGTGCCTGCTCGCTCTGCTCGACTGCCAGTCGATTGCGTTCCTGCCAGCGCGTGAGCTTGTCTTGTTCGAGCTGATCGAGCGCGTCCATAGCGTCGCGCAGGACATCGTCCTCGCTCTGATAGGTACCCTGGGTCAACCGGGCCTGCAGCCGTCCGCGGATATCGGATGGAATGTCGTATGCCATAAACAAAGCTTACCGCGCCGCATGTCGCAGAACCAAGCTGTTTTTCATCCCCGACGACCGCAAGACAGAAAGACTTAACGCAAAGACGCGAAGGCGCAAAGCATTGATGCACAAGTCAACCACCACCAAGAGCCTCTCGTTGCGTCCTGGTGTCTTACCGTTTCTGATTCTGAGGTGAACGCCTCCGTAGCGAGCGCTCCGCCAGTAGTGCCGTGCCCCCAATGAAAAGCATCGCCCACGTCGCCGGCTCCGGCACCAGTACGTGGGTGTCTCCCAGCAAGACGATTTCCAGCGTATCGACGCGCGCCGGATCGAGCGGCGTCACGACATGCGCAAAGCGGTCGGTGTAGGCGAAGTTGTAGGCCTGCGTCACTTCGCTCAGCCTGGCGGCCCATTGGTTGTAGAAGCGCTGATCGCTTTGCAACGCTGAAAACAGATCCATCATGGCGAACCACTGCTGGCTGTCGAGCGTGCCGACCGGCTGGCCGCCGACGAGCGCGGTACTGCCGATCGCGCCGATGTTGAAGCCGGCCAGCAGGTCGCCGATCATCCAGCCATAGACGTCGTTCAGCGGGTTGAGCGCCGTAGTCAGATTGCCGTCGAGGTAATAGAACGGGTTCGCGCCATACACGCCCGCCGGGTTGGCCAGATCGCCATACTTGAAGAGCAGCGTGCGCGTCCCGATCTCCGTGCCGCTGCCAGTGAGCGTGATATTCTTCTCGCTATCGATCGTGGCGGTGAAGCGATAGTCCTGCGGCTTCGTCTCGGGGGTGAGCGGGGCGGGGCCCACGCCGTGAAAGCGCCCCGCGATCGTCGCCAGCACGCCGCCATGCGCGGGAGCGTACGTATCGCGCGCATAGGTGAGATACGCATCAAAGTTGTCGTAGTGCGAGCTGGGCAGGCCCGGCGGCGGCGGATAGGAACTCGGCCCGATCACGCGGACGAAGTTGCCACCGGCATCGCGCACCACGGCGGCATCGCCCGGCGAGGTCAAGCCGCGCAAGGCCGCGAGCGTGACGTCCGTGGGCGAGGCGGCGAGCGAGTTGACCAGCGTGCCCGTGGTGCCGCCGCGATAGACATTCAGCTCGATGGGGATGCTGAAGTAGTCGATCGACGTCGTGTTCGCCACGTCGGGCGCATTGCCGTGATAGGTCAGCTCGACCTTGTCGTAGCGCTTGAAGTAGTTGGGGTCGTTGGGCGACACGGCCGAAGGTTCGTAGCCCGCGTGCGTAAAGTTCCACGGGCTGCCGTACGCCACGTATATCCGCCCGCTGAAACCGGCCAGATCGATTCCCCGTGGCAACGTGTCGAGCGTGTACCAATGCTCGCTGCCGAACTGGCTCGCTGCCATGGCCACGCCGGTAGCGACGTTCGTGGCGTAGAGGGTCTCGGGTCCGACGAAGCCGATGTAGACTTGCGAATCGTCGTAGGGAGACTCGTTGCGAAACTGCACGGACAATGGTCCGGCCAGCGACGTGCGAATGCCGCACGACAGGGGAGCCACGAGAAAGCAGACCGTGAGCAAGGCGGCCGCGCCGGGCCGCAAGAAGCATCGCATCAGCGCCTACCCCAGGGGGTGAGAGGGTAACACGTCCCCGCCGTGGCCTGCGCGAGGAAAAGTGCGCCTTGCGCAGCCAACTCGTCTTCGAGTGGCGCGCGGCGGCAGGCCAGGGGCAACGTGCGGGCCCATCCACCCCGTGGGGCAACTATGAGCCGAACCAAATACACCCGCGTCTTGCGATCGGTGCCATTATGCTTCGACAAATCAGGCCGGGAAGAGCGGGCCCCGGCATTTTGCCGGTCTCACGGGGCGGCCACCGGTTCGAGCAACGACTGGAACACCAGTTTTTGCAGTTCCTGAACATAAAGCTGCGTGGCGGGCATGAACTGCGTCATCGCCACGCAGACGAGATTCTCGCGCGGGGCGATGAAGAACTGCGTACTGGCGGCTCCACCCCAGCCATAGGCCCCGACCGAGCCGGCGGGTTCGTTCTTCCCCTGGGCCACGCGCACGGAAAAGCCCAGCCCGAAGCCCATGTTCGGCATCGGCAGCGGCCCCAGCGCAATCGGCACCAGCTCGTCGGGCAGTTGATTCTCGGTCATCATGGCCACGGTTTCCGGCTTCAAGATGCGCGCGCCGTCGAGCTCGCCGCCATTCAGCATCATCTGGCAAAAGCGCAGATAATCATCGGCGGTCGAGACCAGCCCCCCGCCCCCCGAGAGGAACGCCGGCTTCGTGGCAAACTGGCTGGTGGCGGCCGGATCGATCGGCTTCAACTTCGTCTCGCCCCCCGGCCCGTAGTTCACCGTCATGCGAGCGAGCTTTTCGGACGGAACATAAAACGCCGTGTCGGTCATCTTGAGCGGCGTGAAGATACGTTCCTGCAAATATTCATCGAGCGGCTTGCCCGACAGCTTCTCGATCAGCTTGCCCTGCACGTCGACCGAGATGCTGTACATCCACTTGTCGCCGGGCTGCGCGGCCAGCGGCAGCTTCGAGAGCTTCTCGAGCATCTCGTCGAGCGTCTGGTCGCGATCCAGAACTTTCGCGTCGCGATACAGGGCATCGACCGGCGAAGCGGGAAAGATCCCATACGCCAGGCCCGACGTGTGCCGCATCAGGTCGCGAATCGTGATCGGCCGCTCGAGCGCCGCGAGTTGTACCGCCCCCTCCTTCTTGCCCGCGTAGACCTTCAGATCGCCTAGCTCGGGCAGATACTTCGACACGGGATCGTCGAGCTGGAAGCGTCCCTCGTCGTACAACGTCATCAGCGCGGCGCTGGTGATCGGCTTGCTCATCGAGTAGATGCGGAAGAGCGC includes these proteins:
- a CDS encoding PEP-CTERM sorting domain-containing protein (PEP-CTERM proteins occur, often in large numbers, in the proteomes of bacteria that also encode an exosortase, a predicted intramembrane cysteine proteinase. The presence of a PEP-CTERM domain at a protein's C-terminus predicts cleavage within the sorting domain, followed by covalent anchoring to some some component of the (usually Gram-negative) cell surface. Many PEP-CTERM proteins exhibit an unusual sequence composition that includes large numbers of potential glycosylation sites. Expression of one such protein has been shown restore the ability of a bacterium to form floc, a type of biofilm.); translated protein: MRCFLRPGAAALLTVCFLVAPLSCGIRTSLAGPLSVQFRNESPYDDSQVYIGFVGPETLYATNVATGVAMAASQFGSEHWYTLDTLPRGIDLAGFSGRIYVAYGSPWNFTHAGYEPSAVSPNDPNYFKRYDKVELTYHGNAPDVANTTSIDYFSIPIELNVYRGGTTGTLVNSLAASPTDVTLAALRGLTSPGDAAVVRDAGGNFVRVIGPSSYPPPPGLPSSHYDNFDAYLTYARDTYAPAHGGVLATIAGRFHGVGPAPLTPETKPQDYRFTATIDSEKNITLTGSGTEIGTRTLLFKYGDLANPAGVYGANPFYYLDGNLTTALNPLNDVYGWMIGDLLAGFNIGAIGSTALVGGQPVGTLDSQQWFAMMDLFSALQSDQRFYNQWAARLSEVTQAYNFAYTDRFAHVVTPLDPARVDTLEIVLLGDTHVLVPEPATWAMLFIGGTALLAERSLRRRSPQNQKR
- a CDS encoding beta-lactamase family protein: MFVTSVRVRWFYVGAFVLTCCLGAGAAQAEDALPAAPPSEVGLSEEKLAAIDEAMQSYVDKQKLAGIVVLIAREGKVAHAGVYGKLDREADKPMTRDALFRIYSMSKPITSAALMTLYDEGRFQLDDPVSKYLPELGDLKVYAGKKEGAVQLAALERPITIRDLMRHTSGLAYGIFPASPVDALYRDAKVLDRDQTLDEMLEKLSKLPLAAQPGDKWMYSISVDVQGKLIEKLSGKPLDEYLQERIFTPLKMTDTAFYVPSEKLARMTVNYGPGGETKLKPIDPAATSQFATKPAFLSGGGGLVSTADDYLRFCQMMLNGGELDGARILKPETVAMMTENQLPDELVPIALGPLPMPNMGFGLGFSVRVAQGKNEPAGSVGAYGWGGAASTQFFIAPRENLVCVAMTQFMPATQLYVQELQKLVFQSLLEPVAAP